One region of Scophthalmus maximus strain ysfricsl-2021 chromosome 13, ASM2237912v1, whole genome shotgun sequence genomic DNA includes:
- the zmp:0000001174 gene encoding retinoic acid-induced protein 2, protein MEGSDDASRAATRPQTNGCGAEAGAKEVSRKVDEGAPPPAPANSCDSGATGLSKGGLSNPAEPAAVTPESPGGVSLKVATTVLHPVCLGESPLMLPIHLQMAGAAGPQLGQMGAAPYLITSQSPVSLPLVLDQQVIQHMSPSVLPQTANCPQLCQNPLAFGLPPAVDQKSAGQAQDANLLSLLQNPAFAAILQDLFPSQAASSACQSPGSAFFPLPPLTPPYTSPLAPLVPPATLLVPYPVIIPLPVPLPIPLPIPVPVPVPVPQTEDSKGNMPKPVCTVSQSTQTSPKDTTSPSLSSSRCTMPPTQPQHASPSSLPPDEGQALDLSVRACPVEPKQEYPVLQQDSVLDLSVPGARKKCVQSRGSGGSAGRDRESAFQSRQDSAATALSLGVECTQSLDSKLLGSLASLEFSRQHKWVVDSSSGGPGPAGQEASLSGAGNLEIVSTSQTAKVIVSVKDAIPAILCGKIKGLSGVSTKNFSIKRDGSQGASLQQLYGMPSASQAEPHDPNDPLKKAPKGRAIKLKKVSSQEIHFLPIKKQRLAALLPRK, encoded by the coding sequence ATGGAGGGCAGCGACGACGCGTCCAGAGCCGCGACGCGGCCGCAGACCAATGGCTGCGGCGCCGAGGCGGGAGCTAAAGAAGTCAGCCGTAAAGTGGATGAAGGAGCGCCACCGCCCGCTCCCGCCAACTCCTGCGACAGCGGCGCGACAGGCCTGAGCAAAGGAGGCCTCTCTAACCCGGCGGAGCCTGCGGCGGTGACCCCCGAATCTCCCGGGGGCGTGTCGCTCAAAGTCGCCACCACTGTGCTGCACCCGGTGTGCCTGGGCGAGAGCCCGCTGATGCTGCCCATCCACCTCCAGATGGCCGGGGCGGCAGGGCCCCAGCTCGGCCAGATGGGGGCGGCGCCGTACCTGATCACGAGCCAGAGCCCCGTTTCGCTTCCGCTGGTCCTGGATCAGCAGGTCATCCAGCACATGAgtccctccgtcctcccccAGACCGCCAACTGTCCCCAGCTGTGCCAGAACCCCTTGGCATTCGGTCTACCTCCGGCTGTGGACCAGAAGTCCGCGGGACAGGCGCAGGACGCcaacctgctctctctcctccaaaaCCCAGCGTTCGCGGCCATCCTGCAGGACCTCTTCCCTTCCCAGGCCGCCTCGTCGGCCTGTCAGTCACCAGGCTCCGccttcttccccctccctcctctcacgcCCCCCTATACCTCCCCCTTGGCCCCTCTAGTCCCCCCTGCCACGCTCCTAGTCCCCTACCCCGTCATCATCCCCCTGCCAGTGCCTCTGCCCATCCCTCTTCCCATCCCCGTCcctgtccccgtccccgtccctcAGACCGAGGACTCGAAGGGGAACATGCCAAAACCTGTTTGCACTGTGAGTCAAAGCACTCAGACTTCTCCAAAAGACACTACCTCTCCCTCATTGTCTTCGAGCAGATGCACTATGCCTCCAACGCAGCCCCAACAcgcgtccccctcctccctccccccagaCGAAGGACAGGCGTTAGATCTCTCCGTCAGGGCGTGTCCGGTCGAACCGAAACAGGAATACCCCGTCCTGCAGCAGGACAGCGTGCTTGACCTGTCGGTGCCCGGCGCAAGGAAAAAGTGTGTTCAGTCCCGCGGCTCCGGCGGCTCAGCGGGACGAGACAGAGAGTCAGCCTTCCAGTCCCGTCAGGACTCAGCTGCTACTGCGTTGTCTCTGGGTGTCGAATGCACTCAGAGTTTAGATTCCAAGCTCCTGGGCAGTCTGGCCTCGCTGGAGTTCAGCCGGCAGCACAAGTGGGTGGTTGACAGCAGCTCCGGTGGCCCCGGCCCCGCGGGGCAGGAGGCGTCGCTCAGTGGGGCCGGAAACCTGGAGATCGTCAGCACCTCGCAGACGGCCAAGGTCATTGTTTCCGTAAAAGATGCCATCCCCGCCATCCTGTGCGGCAAGATAAAGGGTCTCTCGGGGGTCTCCACCAAGAACTTCTCCATCAAGCGGGACGGCAGCCAGGGCGCGTCCCTGCAGCAGCTCTACGGAATGCCGTCAGCATCCCAGGCAGAGCCGCACGACCCCAATGACCCGCTGAAGAAGGCACCGAAAGGCCGGGCCATCAAGCTGAAGAAGGTCAGCTCGCAGGAGATCCACTTCCTCCCCATCAAGAAGCAGAGACTGGCAGCGCTGCTCCCGAGGAAGTGA